One Helicobacter suis HS1 genomic window, AAGCACGGAAGGACAACCCATTTCACCGCTTTTAGCCTTTAGGGCTAAATCCACACCACGGCTAGAAGCATCGCCAGCTGCCCAGCTTTTTCTGCTACCTGTATTTGGCGCATGGCGATAAGTTCTTAAAGCGCCTCCATCTATGAAGGCATGCGAAATAGCGCTTAAAATTTCATCAAAACTACATTCTAAAAGCTTAGCAGCTACAGCGCTACTTGCTACCCTGACTAATAAAACATGATCTAAACCAACCTTATTAAAACAATTATCAAGGGCTAAAATACCTTGTATTTCATGCGCCTTTATCATGGCTTTTAAGACACAAGAAACTTTTAAAGGCTCTTTGTTACTCGCTAGATTTTTACGGCTTAAATAATCAGCTAAAGCAAAGATAGCGCCTAGATTATCGCTAGGATGCCCCCACTCAGCTGCTAACCAAGTATCATTAAAATCAAGCCATCTTATCATAGTACCTATATTGAAAGCAGCCCTTATTGGCTCTAGTTGGTAAGAAGTACCCGGAATTTTAGCCCCCAGTGGTCTAAACTCAGCCCCCTCAACGCTAGGCCCTAAAAGCTTAGTACAAGCAGGATATTTTAAGGCCAAAAGCCCACAACCCAAAGTATCCATCAAACAATATCTAGCTGTTTGCATGGCAAGCTTACTTGTTATCTCATATGTATCTACATATTTTGCTATCTTAATAATTAGATCATCAAACTCCGGACGCTTCGCATCTAAAATACCCATATCACTCACTTGTTTTTCCTATCTTGTATTTTAATAAAGGCTCTTGGCTCTACGCCTATATATTTGCTACTTGGCCGTATAAGTTTGTTATTGGCTCTTTGTTCTTTAATGTGCGCACACCAGCCACTAACCCTACTCATAATAAAAATAGGCGTAAAATAAGGTGTGGGTATGCCCATAAAATGATAAGCAGAAGCGCTGTAAAAATCTGCATTAGGCGGGAGGGTTGGGCGCTTTTGCTTCATTAAATTTTCTATAGCCTCACTGATTTTAAAAAGCAAGCTATCGCCCCCTAAATACTTGCTATGTTCTTTAATTAAAGCACTGCGCGGATCTCCACCAAGCCCATAAATACGATGCCCAAAGCCCATTAAAAGCTCTTTGTTGGCTAATTTTTCTAAAACGCCTTCAATAGCCTCATCTACACTTTTAAAACTAGAAATCAAATACATAGTTGCCTCATTTGCTCCGCCGTGTAAAGGCCCTCTTAAAGACCCTATAGCAGCACAAACGGCACTAAAAATATCACTCTTAGTAGAGGCACAAACCCTAGCTGTAAAAGTGGAGGCGTTAAATTCATGCTCTGCATACAGTATCAAAGAGCACTGCATGGTTTTAATAAAATCTTGCTTGGGTTCTTTAAGCTTTAATTTTTCTAAAAAATACCCAGCGATGCTATCTTGCTTTGAATTAAAATCTATCTCTTTTTTAGAGTGTGTGTAGTGGTGATAATAACAAAGTATGCTTGGCAAAATGGCTAAAAGTCTAATAATCTTTTCATCTTGATCTGTAAAATCCTCTCTTTCACTTTCTAAAGCACCTAGGGCTGCAACTGCGGTTTGCATGACATTCATGGGATGTGCGTTTTTAGGCATAGCCCTTAAAATGGCCTTTAGTGGCTCACTTAGAGCTCTTTGAGCGATGA contains:
- a CDS encoding citrate/2-methylcitrate synthase, producing MSEKKQGGLAGVIAGESAICTCGLGNGLNYYGYAIEDLARYATFEEVAYLLQFGVLPTEEQLHAFKQKIIAQRALSEPLKAILRAMPKNAHPMNVMQTAVAALGALESEREDFTDQDEKIIRLLAILPSILCYYHHYTHSKKEIDFNSKQDSIAGYFLEKLKLKEPKQDFIKTMQCSLILYAEHEFNASTFTARVCASTKSDIFSAVCAAIGSLRGPLHGGANEATMYLISSFKSVDEAIEGVLEKLANKELLMGFGHRIYGLGGDPRSALIKEHSKYLGGDSLLFKISEAIENLMKQKRPTLPPNADFYSASAYHFMGIPTPYFTPIFIMSRVSGWCAHIKEQRANNKLIRPSSKYIGVEPRAFIKIQDRKNK
- the prpD gene encoding 2-methylcitrate dehydratase, which gives rise to MSDMGILDAKRPEFDDLIIKIAKYVDTYEITSKLAMQTARYCLMDTLGCGLLALKYPACTKLLGPSVEGAEFRPLGAKIPGTSYQLEPIRAAFNIGTMIRWLDFNDTWLAAEWGHPSDNLGAIFALADYLSRKNLASNKEPLKVSCVLKAMIKAHEIQGILALDNCFNKVGLDHVLLVRVASSAVAAKLLECSFDEILSAISHAFIDGGALRTYRHAPNTGSRKSWAAGDASSRGVDLALKAKSGEMGCPSVLSAKFWGYEAVKMRGKKLTLEQDFKSYVMENVLFKISFPAEFHAQTAVEAALILHDEIKHRLDEIEKIIITTQESAHRIINKTGPLSNPADRDHCIQYMVAIALIFGRLVADDYEDMVAKDARIDALRAKMIIEVEERYNKDYLDRDKRSIANALQVFFKDGTHSKKIEVEYPIGHKRRRDEGIPLLVSKFKANLATRLDPKRCKIILNLFEDKEALEEMYFNEFSDLFWLG